One region of candidate division WOR-3 bacterium genomic DNA includes:
- a CDS encoding nucleotide sugar dehydrogenase — MEGQKKENFSISPNGEKFLLPENEDYKNEHKKIKELVEKARREGKEIVVVMGVGFVGAVMAAIVADSKGKLGKPEKFVIGCQRPSVRSYWKIEVLNRGESPVKAEDPTVDELIKRCVLDQKNLVATYNSDCLELADVVIVDVQCDFIKRELSNMKSGETDMKALEETLGLIGEKIPEKCLVLIETTVAPGTTEFVAYPILKKAFEKRGIEGKPVLAHSFERVMPGREYVKSIRDFWRVCSGCDEEAKRRVVKFLEEVLNTKDFPLTVMDKPIESETTKIVENSYRAAILAFINEWSLFAERNGVDLIKVIKAIKVRPTHNNIIFPGPGIGGYCLPKDGGLGYWSYKHILGFEDGDDVFKITPTAIDINDTRGLHAAELTRDALRNMGKNTAGAKILLCGASYRQDVGDTRYSGSELIVRKLAEMGADIRVHDPYVEHWYEIEKQEDYPSAQTSRRHFFRNQEDLKNIAVEKDLAPSLKGADALILAVPHEQYLILSAEDIVSMTGGPVAVIDCFGILSDEKIEELFELGCEVKGMGRGHIQRIKEKVRTRKKI, encoded by the coding sequence ATGGAAGGCCAGAAGAAAGAGAATTTTTCGATTAGCCCTAACGGAGAAAAATTTCTTCTTCCTGAAAATGAAGATTACAAAAATGAGCATAAGAAGATAAAAGAACTTGTAGAAAAGGCGAGGAGAGAAGGGAAAGAAATCGTGGTGGTTATGGGCGTCGGTTTTGTAGGCGCAGTCATGGCCGCTATCGTAGCCGATTCGAAGGGAAAGCTGGGAAAACCCGAAAAATTCGTAATCGGATGTCAGAGACCGAGCGTGAGGAGTTATTGGAAAATTGAAGTTTTAAACAGAGGTGAATCTCCCGTGAAAGCGGAAGACCCCACGGTCGACGAATTGATAAAAAGATGCGTTTTGGATCAGAAAAACCTCGTCGCGACATACAACAGCGACTGTCTTGAATTGGCGGACGTCGTAATCGTGGACGTGCAGTGCGATTTCATCAAAAGAGAACTCAGCAACATGAAGTCGGGCGAGACAGACATGAAAGCCCTCGAAGAGACGCTCGGTTTGATTGGAGAAAAAATCCCGGAAAAATGCCTTGTTCTCATCGAGACGACCGTGGCGCCCGGTACGACCGAGTTCGTCGCGTATCCAATTTTAAAAAAGGCATTCGAGAAAAGAGGAATCGAAGGAAAACCGGTGCTCGCTCACAGTTTTGAAAGGGTCATGCCCGGCAGGGAATACGTAAAGAGCATAAGAGATTTTTGGAGAGTTTGTTCGGGCTGCGACGAAGAGGCGAAGAGGAGAGTGGTAAAATTTCTTGAAGAAGTCCTGAACACAAAAGACTTTCCACTGACAGTCATGGACAAACCGATAGAATCGGAGACGACGAAAATCGTTGAAAACTCCTACAGAGCGGCAATTCTCGCTTTTATAAACGAATGGAGTCTATTCGCCGAGAGAAACGGAGTCGATCTTATCAAAGTCATCAAGGCGATAAAGGTGAGGCCGACCCACAACAACATAATTTTTCCTGGGCCGGGTATTGGAGGTTACTGTCTTCCTAAAGACGGCGGTCTCGGATATTGGTCTTACAAACACATTCTCGGATTCGAAGACGGGGACGATGTTTTCAAGATAACTCCGACCGCGATAGACATAAACGACACAAGAGGCCTTCACGCGGCAGAGCTGACAAGAGACGCACTGAGGAACATGGGCAAGAATACAGCTGGCGCGAAAATTCTTCTATGCGGAGCGAGTTACAGGCAGGATGTCGGAGACACAAGATACAGCGGGAGCGAACTCATAGTGAGAAAACTCGCCGAGATGGGCGCGGATATTCGGGTGCACGACCCCTACGTCGAGCATTGGTATGAAATAGAAAAACAGGAAGACTACCCTTCCGCTCAGACTTCGAGAAGGCATTTTTTCAGAAATCAGGAAGATTTGAAAAACATTGCAGTAGAAAAAGATCTCGCCCCGTCTCTCAAAGGAGCCGACGCTTTGATTCTTGCAGTACCCCACGAACAGTACCTTATTCTCTCTGCCGAGGACATTGTGTCGATGACGGGCGGCCCTGTCGCTGTTATCGACTGTTTCGGAATACTTTCCGACGAGAAAATTGAAGAGCTTTTTGAACTAGGGTGCGAAGTCAAGGGAATGGGAAGAGGGCATATTCAGCGCATAAAAGAAAAGGTCAGGACCAGAAAGAAAATATAG
- a CDS encoding FAD-dependent oxidoreductase, with the protein MTTVNMTIDGKKVKARQGSTILEAVRENKIADIPTLCHDPELPPYGSCFLCVVEVKGLNKLVPSCSTPVAEGMEVTTNNERIYQTRKMALELLLSNHYADCVAPCSEGCPANVDVQSYIAMISDGKYSEAVKTIREKNPLPIICGRICVRKCELNCRRKEVDEKPVGINYLKRYASDYERERHVKETPKTPKGKKVAVIGGGPAGLTAAYFLAKEGYSVTIFDMMEKLGGMLRYGIPEYRLPKDLLDQEIGFILDLGIKVKTGVRFGKDFTYENLKKDGFSAVFLGLGAWSSQNMRIEGEETIKEVVAGIDYLREHQITKKPMLKGKVIVVGGGNTAIDAARTAIREKDVTEVTLVYRRTKNEMPADPIEVHGAEQEGVKTMFLTAPLGFNTGEAGELKALRCQTMELGEPDDSGRRRPIPVKGGEFDMACDYLISAIGQKPDLFGIDLEKTKRETLAAEEKTLHTNLEGVFAGGDVVLGPAVVIDAIAQGQKAARAMDKYLSGETRIAKQKFVSKREVFGKAPEFYYSFANSFKRSAMLEEDPVERISDEREVEKGIDEKDVPKEAARCLECGCTVQDSCALRDYATEYDVDTTKYLGEVKIWPVDRTHPFILLDQNKCILCGRCVRTCNDIVGPAVYGFVDRGFNTEVLPIPGPGLLNTDCINCGNCIDVCPTGAIAYVEAGKKPVPRIVEEKESVCSFCSVGCHLLVKIGPMGSWKIGSDRNGRIGAPSNGLLCLRGRFGHEYAKAESRIIKPMVNKSGSLVETSWGEAVEAAVSGMKKHSGKTSGVFFSQKSSIEEMLLLKSVSQKFGAGFFGSLSDLYSAGFGSLDELPKAYRRSTATFEDLERAETIVSVGDIEEYNPVAAMKINKRKTEGAQVFLINPGKKGSLAKKADVSFFVEEDGCIMAAAMNALMEKGFLKTESADRLTSGFGEFEKSLKEWTVEETVRRTGILRRNLKKISDALACPDKKTVFVINFDEYGKKNALNLICAYFILTGKLFSAGNGLLLLGSHSNSIAYQNLRERDFVKMPDSKLMEKGGFETSFVFKEDPLSDADLEKHFEKTKFLVVCDTSLTKTAVKADVFLPCSSLFESNGTFINAEYRVYKTSKIFEPASEKDSREFLTEIIGKPEKEGYDIENEIQKILAEKPSNHGNTAGVEGLLKKYFFSLKPYEQRKFQEPVKKILDSIDIWIQKFRDEKFK; encoded by the coding sequence ATGACCACTGTCAATATGACAATAGACGGAAAAAAGGTTAAAGCCCGGCAGGGCAGCACTATTCTCGAAGCAGTGAGAGAAAACAAAATAGCCGATATTCCGACACTCTGCCACGACCCCGAACTTCCTCCATACGGCTCTTGTTTTTTATGTGTAGTGGAAGTTAAAGGGCTGAACAAGCTCGTCCCTTCCTGTTCGACTCCGGTCGCCGAGGGGATGGAAGTCACCACGAACAACGAGCGGATATACCAGACTCGAAAAATGGCTCTTGAACTTTTGCTATCAAACCACTACGCGGACTGCGTAGCTCCTTGTTCCGAGGGATGCCCCGCTAACGTCGATGTCCAGTCTTACATAGCCATGATATCCGACGGAAAATATTCAGAAGCCGTCAAGACTATTAGGGAAAAAAATCCGCTTCCGATTATATGCGGAAGAATATGCGTTAGAAAATGCGAATTAAACTGTAGAAGAAAAGAAGTGGACGAGAAACCCGTGGGGATAAACTACCTGAAAAGATACGCTTCTGATTATGAAAGGGAACGCCATGTAAAGGAAACTCCAAAAACTCCTAAAGGGAAAAAGGTGGCGGTGATAGGCGGAGGCCCTGCAGGGTTGACAGCCGCGTATTTTCTCGCGAAAGAAGGCTACTCAGTCACGATTTTCGACATGATGGAAAAACTAGGAGGGATGCTGCGTTACGGCATACCAGAATACAGACTGCCGAAGGATTTGCTAGACCAAGAAATTGGTTTTATATTGGACCTCGGAATTAAGGTAAAAACGGGAGTGAGGTTCGGAAAAGACTTTACATACGAAAACTTGAAAAAGGACGGTTTTTCAGCGGTATTTTTGGGCCTCGGCGCTTGGTCGAGTCAGAACATGAGAATTGAAGGCGAAGAGACAATAAAAGAAGTCGTAGCGGGAATTGATTATCTCAGGGAGCATCAGATAACTAAAAAACCTATGCTTAAAGGCAAAGTCATAGTAGTGGGGGGAGGAAACACGGCGATAGACGCCGCGAGAACCGCCATAAGGGAAAAAGACGTCACAGAAGTCACCCTCGTCTACAGAAGGACGAAAAACGAAATGCCGGCTGACCCCATCGAAGTTCACGGTGCCGAACAAGAAGGTGTTAAAACGATGTTTCTCACTGCTCCTTTGGGATTCAATACCGGAGAAGCCGGAGAGCTCAAAGCTCTGAGATGCCAGACCATGGAGCTCGGAGAACCTGATGATTCAGGCAGGAGAAGACCTATACCCGTAAAAGGCGGAGAATTCGATATGGCATGCGATTATTTAATTTCCGCGATAGGTCAAAAACCCGACCTTTTCGGGATAGACCTTGAAAAAACAAAAAGGGAGACCTTGGCAGCCGAGGAGAAAACCCTTCATACGAATCTGGAAGGCGTTTTCGCCGGAGGGGATGTCGTGCTCGGCCCGGCTGTCGTCATAGACGCGATAGCTCAAGGGCAAAAAGCGGCAAGAGCCATGGACAAATACCTTTCGGGTGAAACGAGGATAGCGAAACAGAAATTTGTGTCAAAGCGGGAAGTTTTCGGCAAAGCTCCTGAGTTTTATTACAGTTTCGCAAACTCTTTCAAAAGAAGCGCTATGCTGGAAGAAGACCCTGTAGAGAGAATATCCGACGAGAGGGAAGTAGAAAAGGGAATAGACGAAAAAGACGTTCCAAAAGAAGCCGCCCGTTGTCTTGAATGCGGCTGCACAGTCCAGGATTCGTGCGCTTTAAGGGATTACGCCACGGAATACGACGTTGACACAACTAAGTATCTGGGAGAGGTTAAAATTTGGCCAGTGGACAGGACGCATCCTTTTATTCTTCTTGACCAAAACAAATGTATTCTCTGCGGCAGATGCGTCAGGACTTGCAACGACATAGTGGGTCCGGCTGTTTACGGCTTCGTAGACAGAGGCTTCAACACCGAAGTTCTACCGATTCCAGGACCGGGACTGCTGAATACGGATTGCATCAATTGCGGAAACTGCATAGACGTCTGCCCGACAGGGGCGATAGCGTATGTCGAAGCGGGGAAAAAACCGGTACCGAGAATTGTTGAGGAAAAAGAGTCTGTTTGTTCTTTCTGCTCTGTGGGGTGTCACCTGTTGGTCAAGATAGGCCCCATGGGAAGTTGGAAAATCGGTTCAGACAGAAACGGAAGGATCGGTGCCCCCTCAAATGGACTGCTCTGTTTACGGGGAAGGTTCGGACATGAATACGCAAAGGCAGAATCGAGAATTATAAAGCCGATGGTGAATAAAAGCGGGTCTCTTGTCGAGACAAGTTGGGGAGAAGCTGTTGAAGCAGCGGTTTCCGGGATGAAGAAACACAGCGGAAAAACAAGCGGTGTATTTTTCTCTCAAAAATCGAGCATCGAAGAAATGCTTCTTTTAAAGTCGGTATCCCAAAAATTCGGAGCCGGTTTTTTCGGAAGTTTATCAGACCTATATTCCGCCGGTTTCGGATCTCTGGATGAATTGCCCAAAGCTTACAGGCGTTCTACCGCTACATTTGAAGACCTCGAAAGGGCGGAAACTATAGTGTCTGTAGGAGACATTGAAGAATACAACCCTGTAGCCGCGATGAAGATAAACAAAAGAAAAACCGAGGGAGCGCAGGTTTTCCTCATAAACCCAGGTAAAAAAGGTTCCTTGGCAAAAAAAGCCGATGTTTCATTTTTTGTCGAAGAAGACGGGTGTATCATGGCGGCTGCCATGAACGCATTGATGGAAAAGGGATTTTTGAAAACCGAAAGCGCGGATAGACTGACTTCAGGTTTCGGGGAATTTGAAAAATCTTTGAAAGAATGGACTGTGGAGGAAACAGTTCGCAGGACCGGAATTTTGAGAAGAAACCTGAAGAAAATCTCGGATGCTTTGGCTTGCCCTGATAAAAAAACAGTGTTTGTAATAAACTTCGACGAATACGGCAAAAAAAATGCTTTAAACCTGATTTGCGCTTATTTTATACTGACAGGTAAACTGTTTTCGGCGGGAAATGGATTGTTGCTTTTAGGGTCTCACTCAAACAGCATCGCGTACCAGAACTTGAGAGAAAGAGATTTCGTAAAAATGCCGGATTCCAAGCTGATGGAAAAAGGAGGGTTTGAAACGTCGTTCGTTTTCAAGGAGGACCCCCTTTCTGACGCAGACCTCGAAAAGCATTTTGAAAAGACAAAGTTTTTGGTGGTATGCGACACATCTCTGACGAAGACAGCAGTCAAGGCAGATGTTTTCCTGCCGTGTTCATCTCTTTTTGAATCAAATGGCACTTTTATCAACGCTGAATACAGAGTTTATAAAACATCAAAGATATTCGAACCCGCCTCTGAAAAGGATTCGAGGGAATTTCTAACTGAAATAATCGGAAAACCGGAAAAAGAAGGATACGACATCGAGAATGAAATCCAAAAGATTTTGGCGGAAAAACCTTCTAACCATGGAAATACCGCAGGGGTTGAGGGACTGCTGAAAAAATATTTTTTCTCGTTGAAACCATACGAGCAGAGAAAATTCCAGGAGCCGGTCAAAAAGATTCTTGACAGCATTGACATATGGATTCAAAAATTCAGAGACGAAAAGTTTAAATGA
- the nuoF gene encoding NADH-quinone oxidoreductase subunit NuoF, whose translation MKTVLVGMATCGISAGAEKVWNHLLKLVEEKNLWSEVKLEKTGCIGMCYKEPLVEVRHDDGSKTIYGEVDVEKAAKIFELDVLKGKTVEDLVVYDYGKKGEADLFSKQKRIVLRNCGIINPEDIDDYIDKGGYTALEKALFDYTPEQVIEEVTISGLRGRGGGGFPTGKKWMFTKMSPGEKKYVICNADEGDPGAFMDRSVLESDPHSVLEGMLICAYAVGAQEGYIYVRAEYPRAIERLKKAISDATERGYLGNNILKSSFNFSLKIKEGAGAFVCGEETALIASIEGKRGMPRVRPPFPAVSGLWGKPTNINNVETFANIPWIITNGALKFASMGTEKSKGTKVFALAGKIERSGLIEVPMGLTINEIIYDIAGGIKNGKKLKAVQMGGPSGGCIPAELCDTPIDYEEIVKTGAIMGSGGMIVMDEETCMVDVAKFFLSFTQKESCGKCTFCRIGTKRMLEILTRITEGRGEEEDIPKLYELAEKIKSASLCGLGQTAPNPVLTTLKYFLDEYKAHIYDKKCPAKVCPALVKYVIDPDKCIGCTICAKKCPVGAISGAPKKVHVIDSEKCISCGKCMEVCPKDAVYKE comes from the coding sequence ATGAAAACAGTCCTGGTCGGAATGGCGACTTGCGGAATATCCGCCGGTGCGGAAAAAGTCTGGAACCATCTCTTGAAGCTCGTCGAAGAGAAAAATCTTTGGAGCGAAGTCAAACTGGAAAAAACCGGCTGTATAGGAATGTGTTACAAAGAACCGCTTGTAGAAGTGAGGCACGACGACGGTTCAAAAACCATTTACGGAGAGGTGGATGTTGAAAAAGCCGCCAAGATTTTCGAATTGGATGTCCTCAAAGGTAAAACCGTCGAAGATTTGGTGGTTTATGATTACGGCAAAAAAGGCGAAGCGGATCTTTTTTCCAAACAAAAAAGAATTGTTCTGAGAAATTGCGGAATAATTAACCCGGAGGATATTGACGATTATATCGACAAAGGTGGGTATACCGCTTTGGAAAAAGCCCTTTTCGACTACACCCCTGAACAAGTGATAGAAGAAGTGACCATCAGCGGCTTGAGGGGCAGGGGCGGAGGTGGATTCCCGACTGGGAAGAAATGGATGTTTACGAAGATGAGCCCGGGAGAAAAAAAATACGTGATCTGCAACGCCGACGAGGGCGATCCCGGAGCTTTCATGGACCGGAGCGTCCTCGAGAGCGATCCGCATTCTGTCTTGGAAGGCATGCTGATCTGTGCCTACGCAGTGGGAGCCCAAGAAGGATACATATACGTCAGAGCTGAATACCCCAGAGCCATTGAAAGGCTTAAAAAAGCTATCAGCGACGCGACAGAAAGGGGTTACCTGGGCAACAACATACTCAAGAGTTCGTTTAATTTCAGCCTCAAGATCAAGGAAGGCGCTGGAGCTTTTGTCTGCGGAGAAGAGACTGCTTTGATAGCTTCTATCGAGGGCAAAAGAGGAATGCCGAGAGTCAGGCCTCCATTTCCCGCCGTGAGCGGTCTTTGGGGTAAACCGACCAACATAAATAATGTGGAAACTTTCGCCAATATTCCGTGGATAATAACCAACGGAGCCTTAAAGTTCGCATCCATGGGAACCGAAAAGAGCAAAGGCACAAAAGTTTTTGCTCTAGCCGGAAAGATTGAAAGAAGCGGGCTCATAGAAGTACCGATGGGTTTGACTATAAACGAAATCATATACGACATAGCCGGAGGCATTAAAAACGGCAAAAAACTCAAAGCGGTTCAAATGGGAGGTCCGTCCGGAGGCTGTATTCCGGCTGAACTCTGCGACACCCCGATAGATTACGAGGAAATCGTGAAGACCGGGGCGATTATGGGTTCAGGGGGTATGATAGTCATGGACGAGGAAACCTGTATGGTCGACGTCGCGAAATTCTTCCTGAGTTTCACCCAGAAAGAATCCTGCGGCAAGTGCACTTTCTGCAGAATAGGCACCAAGAGGATGCTGGAAATACTCACGAGAATCACCGAAGGCAGAGGAGAAGAGGAAGACATACCGAAACTTTATGAATTGGCGGAAAAGATCAAATCCGCTTCTCTTTGCGGATTAGGCCAGACCGCGCCGAATCCAGTTCTCACAACTTTGAAATATTTCCTCGATGAATACAAAGCGCATATCTACGATAAAAAATGTCCGGCGAAGGTTTGTCCGGCTCTCGTCAAATACGTCATAGACCCAGATAAATGCATTGGCTGCACGATCTGCGCCAAAAAATGCCCCGTGGGAGCTATATCCGGAGCACCTAAGAAAGTTCACGTGATAGACTCTGAAAAATGCATATCCTGCGGAAAATGCATGGAAGTCTGTCCAAAAGACGCGGTTTATAAAGAATAG
- the nuoE gene encoding NADH-quinone oxidoreductase subunit NuoE, giving the protein MVSSSKEIKDELFSRKLRKYGNERGAVIPLLQAAQEIYSYVPKEVISMISEATKIPQSSIYGVVTFYKQFRLKPVGKHIIKVCQGTACHVNGANEIMKAVEEHLNVKEDENTDDGLFTLQSVACLGCCSLSPAVMIDDETYGKLTPDSIRGILDSYRKNEGEKK; this is encoded by the coding sequence ATGGTATCTTCGTCGAAAGAAATCAAAGACGAATTGTTCAGCAGAAAGCTCAGAAAATACGGAAACGAGAGAGGAGCCGTGATTCCTCTTTTGCAAGCCGCCCAGGAAATCTACTCTTACGTTCCAAAAGAAGTTATATCTATGATTTCTGAAGCGACAAAAATACCGCAGAGCAGTATTTATGGCGTAGTCACTTTTTACAAGCAATTCAGGCTCAAACCAGTGGGCAAGCACATAATCAAAGTGTGCCAGGGGACAGCCTGCCATGTCAACGGAGCGAACGAAATCATGAAAGCCGTTGAAGAGCATCTCAACGTCAAAGAAGATGAAAACACGGACGACGGACTGTTCACCCTTCAATCGGTAGCCTGCCTGGGCTGTTGCAGCCTTTCCCCCGCGGTGATGATCGACGATGAGACCTACGGAAAACTGACGCCTGATTCAATCCGCGGAATACTCGATTCGTACAGGAAAAACGAAGGAGAAAAGAAATGA